The window ACCGGCGATTATACCAATAGTATTTGGATCGATTGCCATATTACCCATCAATTTTCAGTACGTCGTACAACACCACGCTTAGAACTCTCGAAAAATTCGATAAGCTGGGCAACTTCATCGCAATCGGTAATTTCCATTTTTGCCTGTTCCAGCGCATCTTTTAGTAACAGATCCGGTGATCTGAAGATGATTCTGAAGGCTGTATCCAGTTTGCTGATTGTTTCTTTGCTGAAACCGTTTCTCTTGAGACCTATTTTATTCAAGCCGGAGATTCTGGTTCTGTTTCTGGTGCCGGCAATAATCACAAAAGGTGCGACATCCAGGCTGATTCCAGATACTCCACCAATATAACTGAATGAACCGATACGGCAGAACTGGTGTATCGCAACAAGGCCACCGATAGAGGCGCGATCTCCCACTTCAACATGGCCTGCCAGGGTGGCCACGTTGGCAAGAATGATATTGTTGCCAAGTTTACAGTCATGGGCGATATGCGTATATGCCATGAGCAGGTTGGAGTTACCGATAATGGTTTTTCCCGGGCCTTGCGGTGTTCCTCTATGAATAGAAGCATACTCACGAATCTGGTTATCGTCTCCGACAATCAGTTCGGTAGGTTCCCCTTTGTAGCTGAGATCCTGCGGAGCACCTCCCACCTTGGCGAAAGAGCTTATAAGGTTCCTCTTCCCTATAGTTGTGGGGCCCGAGATAACGGCGTGGGGCTCTACCGTGGTTCCTTCATCTATGCAGACTCCGGCTTCAATTACGGCATAAGGGCCCACAACTACAGAACTATCGAGTTCAGCTTTGGGGTCAACAACTGCTGTTGGATGGATATTCATAATGTACCAAGTTTAAAATGTTTTGTTTTTTCAACAACAAACATGAAATTTTCTGCTGCCAATAAATCACATCAAAGTCCGAAGGTCTACAATTTCTTAATATAACACTGATCGTACCGATGGCCATCTACCCACGCAGATCATGACTTTTCGGCAATAGGGTAAATGGCCATCAATCTCTTTTCAGTGCTACCTGGAGACTAAGAGTAGGACGCCATCATTTCGGCTTCGGCAACCAAAGCGTCATCTACATACGCCTTGGCTTCCATAACCATGATGTTTCTTTTCTTTTTCAGAAGTTTTACTTTATATATCAACTGATCTCCTGGAACTACCGGCTTTCTGAAACGTGCTTTGTCTATTCCGGCAAAAAAGATCAGCTTGTTGCCTATGGCATCCTGATCGGCATAAAAAGTCATAATACAGCCAACCTGGGCAAGACCTTCAAGGATGAGTACACCCGGCATAACAGGCTTACCTGGGAAATGTCCCTGGAAGAACTGTTCGTTGATGGTCACGTTTTTCAGCGCTGTGACTTCCTCACCAACTTTCATATCCAGAACCCTGTCCACTAGAAGAAACGGATACCTGTGAGGTACCAGATCCATAATGCCTACAATATCTATATTTTCCGGAGCGGGGATCTCGCTCATACTCTCTCTCCTTTATCTAATTTCATTTCTCATTTTTTGATATGTCTTCCTGTAGAGCGGCAACTGCTTTTTTCAGCTTCCGCACATCGCTGTTCAGTTCAGGAAGTTTATTATAAACCATTATCGATTTTGCCCAGGATTTAATGGGCAATGCCGGCCAGCCACCTACTTTGGCGCCTTTAGGCAGTGAGTGATGTACTCCACCGCCAGCCGCAACCATTACCTGGTCATCCAGATGAATGTGCCCATTTACAGCCGCCTGACCCGCCAGTACCACATTCCTCCCTAGAGAACATGAACCGGCTAGTCCCACTTGCGAAATTATCAGAGAATTTGGACCAATAACCACATTATGGCCAACCTGCACCAGGTTATCAATCTTCACTCCCGACTGAATCCATGTTTCGCCAAAAGCTGCCCTGTCTATACAGGCATTAGCACCTATCTCGACATCATCATCAATACGGACGATACCGACCTGGGGACGTTTCACATGATTGCCCATAGCGTCCGTTGCATAGCCATAGCCATCAGCGCCGATCACAGTACCGGAATGAATAATCACCCGGTTACCGAGGATACACCCGTTGGCGATGGTAACATTCGCCTTCAATACAGTATCATCGCCAATCGCAACGTCATCACCGATCACAGTGCCGGCCTCAATAGTCACCCGTCTGCCAAGCATGACCCTCTTGCCTAGTACAACCATTGGCCCGATACTCACATCTTCAGGTACTTCGCACTCATCATCCACAAAAGCACTCGGATGGATGCCTTTGGCCACAAATGGTTCAGCCAGAATATGATTATGGATTATGGCGGAGGCCAGATACGGGTCTTTAACCCGTATGGTTGGAATCTCAAGGCTTTGCTCCACATCCAACGGCACTATTGAAGCCGTCGCCTTACTGCCCTCAAGCCGGTCAAGTTCCGTGGCCTTGACCAGAAAGGTCAGATCGCCCTGCTCTGCCGCTTCCAGAGAGGCCAGATTGGATATAGTAACCTCACCATCACCAACCAACTCTCCACCAACCAGCTCTGCCACTTGTGCCAACGGTATATTTTTCTTAATCATATTCACCTTCAGGTTGCCTGGGTATTCTTCATTTGAAGTATGGATAATCTCGTCGCCAAGATTTTTTATGTAGATACGAAGCTCAGTCTAGTACAGAAAGTATTTCTGGCGCATCTCATCGTACTGAGTCAGTTCCTGTCGCCACTCTGCTTCGATCTCCAGCAAAGCTTTATCCGTTTCCAGTGCTTTTCTCACAGCCTGACTGCCGATAATCAAATCCATTGGCAATCGTGTAAACTCATACTCATACGGTGGTTCTTTGTAAGAGAAACTTTCAGGATAAAGCCCAAACGAGGCCTGTAACAGGGCCAGACTTGTTCTATAAGGCAGAAAAGCAGAAGGATCTGTAATGTGTATCTGAAAACCGTTGCATACCTGCCTGGCGAACTTACCAGAAGTGGGTTCAAAAGCGAGTTCCCTGAGATAACAGCCAGGCAGCGGAATATCCTTAACTGCATCCAGCATTTCACCACATTTCCAGAACGGTGCGCCAACGAGTTCAAAGGGGAGCGTCGTGCCACGCCCTTCCGAAACATTGGTACCCTCCCAGATTACCTGACCTGGATAAACCAACGCGGTCTCCGGCGTCGGCATATTCGGTGATGGAAATACCCATGGGAAGCCTGTGTCACGGAAGAACATATCCCGCTTCCAACCGTCCATGGCGATCACTTCCAGATCAGCGCCTAAGGAAAACTCCTGGTTCATCATCATGGCCAGTTCGCCAAAAGTGAGGCCATGCCGCATGGGGATGGGATACAACCCCACGAATGATGCCCATTCGGGCTCAAGGATATTACCCTCGACAACTTTCCCGCCAACCGGATTCGGTCTATCGAGCACCACAACCTTTTTACCCAGTTTAGCGGCCCATTCAAGGCAATAGGCCATGGTATACATGAAAGTGTAGACCCTGGTTCCCACATCAACGATATCGATGAGCAGCACATCTATTTGCGCGTACTGCTCTTCGTTCGGTTCCCGGCTGTCGCCATAAAGGCTATACACCATCAGACCCGTCGCAGGGTCCAACTGATGACCTGACTCGATCATGTTATCCTGCTTCTCAGCAAAAAAACCGTGCTGGGGCGAGAACAGGCAGGTCATCTGACCCGGGAAGGCCTTTTGTAGATGAAATCTACTGTGAACCAGATCCGATGCGGTGGACGCCTGATTGGATAACAGTCCGATTCTCGCCTCCTTCAGCCATTCAGGCGGACTTTCGATAATTTTTTCTAGACCTATCTGCACCATTGGGGAAAAATTCCAGCTCCGATTATTTTAAGATATGAGTAACTCAGTGTAAAAAAGCAGTATAATAATTGCGCTTGCTTCAAATGTCAAAACGTTGTGAGGTTTACAGCCAATACGCAATACAGATCTCAAGGCGAAAATCGCACCTCTTCAAACGACAAGAGGCGAAGTGTACTCACCCCGCCTCTTGTCATATTTGGCCCGAAACGCCATTTATCCGAGACCGCTTACTCCACGGTCACACTCTTTGCGAGGTTTCTCGGCTGATCTACATCGCAACCCCGCCGATTGGCAATCTCATAACTCAGCAACTGGGCCGGTATGGTGTAGAGCAGCGGGTTCATCTCCTCATGGACTTCTGGCATATAAATCACATCATCGGTGATGTTTTTCAGATGGTCATCACCTTCTGTGCCGATCAGGATCAGACGCCCCTGCCGCGCCTTGATCTCTTCGACATTTGAGATGCTCTTTTGATATACGGCATCTTTGGGAACAAGGGCCAGAATCGGCATATCCTTGTCGATCAGCGCTATTGGCCCATGCTTAAGCTCTCCTGATGCATACCCTTCGGCATGAATGTATGATAACTCTTTGAGTTTCAATGCACCTTCAAGCGCGATCGGATAACTCAAGCCCCGGCCTACAAAGAGAAAGTCACGTGCGTCATAAAAGGTCTCGATAAGCTCTGCGATCTGGTTCTGCATTTTTTTGAGATCACGGCCAATCACCGCAGCCACGTCGATGAGAGCCCTGCCGAGTTCGAGGCTTTTCTCGAGACTGACGGTACCTTTCAGCTGACCCAGTTGCAGAGTAAGCAGGAATAATGCCGCCAGCTGGGCAGTGAAAGCCTTGGTGGAAGCAACACCAATCTCAGGGCCTGCATGGGTATACACAGTGCCGTCCGCCTCACGCGTCATGGTGGAGCCAACAACATTGCAGATGGTGATAA of the Desulfosediminicola ganghwensis genome contains:
- the lpxA gene encoding acyl-ACP--UDP-N-acetylglucosamine O-acyltransferase codes for the protein MNIHPTAVVDPKAELDSSVVVGPYAVIEAGVCIDEGTTVEPHAVISGPTTIGKRNLISSFAKVGGAPQDLSYKGEPTELIVGDDNQIREYASIHRGTPQGPGKTIIGNSNLLMAYTHIAHDCKLGNNIILANVATLAGHVEVGDRASIGGLVAIHQFCRIGSFSYIGGVSGISLDVAPFVIIAGTRNRTRISGLNKIGLKRNGFSKETISKLDTAFRIIFRSPDLLLKDALEQAKMEITDCDEVAQLIEFFESSKRGVVRRTEN
- the fabZ gene encoding 3-hydroxyacyl-ACP dehydratase FabZ codes for the protein MSEIPAPENIDIVGIMDLVPHRYPFLLVDRVLDMKVGEEVTALKNVTINEQFFQGHFPGKPVMPGVLILEGLAQVGCIMTFYADQDAIGNKLIFFAGIDKARFRKPVVPGDQLIYKVKLLKKKRNIMVMEAKAYVDDALVAEAEMMASYS
- the lpxD gene encoding UDP-3-O-(3-hydroxymyristoyl)glucosamine N-acyltransferase, whose amino-acid sequence is MIKKNIPLAQVAELVGGELVGDGEVTISNLASLEAAEQGDLTFLVKATELDRLEGSKATASIVPLDVEQSLEIPTIRVKDPYLASAIIHNHILAEPFVAKGIHPSAFVDDECEVPEDVSIGPMVVLGKRVMLGRRVTIEAGTVIGDDVAIGDDTVLKANVTIANGCILGNRVIIHSGTVIGADGYGYATDAMGNHVKRPQVGIVRIDDDVEIGANACIDRAAFGETWIQSGVKIDNLVQVGHNVVIGPNSLIISQVGLAGSCSLGRNVVLAGQAAVNGHIHLDDQVMVAAGGGVHHSLPKGAKVGGWPALPIKSWAKSIMVYNKLPELNSDVRKLKKAVAALQEDISKNEK
- a CDS encoding exo-beta-N-acetylmuramidase NamZ domain-containing protein; the encoded protein is MVQIGLEKIIESPPEWLKEARIGLLSNQASTASDLVHSRFHLQKAFPGQMTCLFSPQHGFFAEKQDNMIESGHQLDPATGLMVYSLYGDSREPNEEQYAQIDVLLIDIVDVGTRVYTFMYTMAYCLEWAAKLGKKVVVLDRPNPVGGKVVEGNILEPEWASFVGLYPIPMRHGLTFGELAMMMNQEFSLGADLEVIAMDGWKRDMFFRDTGFPWVFPSPNMPTPETALVYPGQVIWEGTNVSEGRGTTLPFELVGAPFWKCGEMLDAVKDIPLPGCYLRELAFEPTSGKFARQVCNGFQIHITDPSAFLPYRTSLALLQASFGLYPESFSYKEPPYEYEFTRLPMDLIIGSQAVRKALETDKALLEIEAEWRQELTQYDEMRQKYFLY